aaaataaaaagtgataattttttttggtgccatttaggTGAAATTGATCTCCAAGCTTCACTCCAGTCAAAACGGGCTTTGcgagtgtttgattccattcattTGCTATGGGCTGGCGCTAGTGCTCCAGCTTATTTGTATTTAAAacaactttttaaacttttatttaactcgtcaagtcagttaagaacaaattcttattttcaatgacagcctaggaacagtgggttaattgccttgttcaggggcagaatgacagatttttaccttgtgagctcggggattcaatcttgcaacctttcggttactagtccaacgctctaaccactaggctacctgcctccccagctTAGCCAACGTTTGCTTGCCATTTTTCTTCCTTGACCTTTTCCATTGTCCAGCCTAGCCTTCTGTAGTTACCCACTGTAGGGAAAAGGTTTTGGGGGGGCTCATATCAGAGGAAAAAAGAAAAGCAGTCaatcatgtcaataactgttttatccctcctctgtagtcccacgttaagtccaagtgattgatgcCACTCAATAAACAAACCTCAGCTACAAACTCCTCATCAAGCATTTACACTAGtatgtgttgggtttgttgtggcGGCAATTGCAGAGAAATGCAATGATCTCCTCCCTATAAACTCTCATACTCTCTTGAGATCATTAGGCCTACCCTTACTTAGCTACCTAACATCATTATGTAAAAGTAGATCATGATGCTCAGCAGACTACGAAACGAGCCATGTTGAAGGATAAATGTTGATGATAGTCAAAGCTGAGTCCATTGTtttttaagtcacagctgagtttAGCCAAAGCATGTTCATGCAGTGTGGTCTATCCACGTTGAAAGAGCCAATAGGTGGGCAGACAGACCCTTGTACCCCTGTTAGCAGCTCCGATTGGCAGTAACTGGTATGTTACTGATATTGATTGACAGCACTTAATGGGCAGGGCTATAAGAAAAGAGATTCTCCCATTGGATAATATTGAGCAAGGGCTCATTTTGTTACTAAATATCAGATTTATTTCTGCTGGGATTTTTAAAAAAGCAAAATGATCtttcaaaaaatgtttttttgtaaaATTGTATAAAACAACATCTCATGGCACATTAGGGACTGTGAAatggcacacagacacagtctgtgacactaacacacacaatctacacccacattattctttagttgtattgtttgtgtaagtcattgtattctaatgctgattgtaacacccacattattctttagttgtattgtttgtgtaagtcattgtattctaatgctgattgtaacacccacattattctttagttgtattgtttgtgtaagtcattgtattctaatgctgattctaacacccacattattctttagttgtattgtttgtgtaagtcattgtattctaatgctgattgtaacacccacattattctttagttgtattgtttgtgtaagtcattgtattctaatgctgattgtaacacccacattattctttagttgtattgtttgtgtaagtcattgtattctaatgctgattctaacacccacattattctttagttgtattgtttgtgtaagtcattgtattctaatgctgattgtaacacccacattattctttagttgtattgtttgtgtaagtcattgtattctaatgctgattctaacacccacattattctttagttgtattgtttgtgtaagtcattgtattctaatgctgattgtaacacccacattattctttagttgtattgtttgtgtaagtcattgtattctaatgctgattgtaacacccacattattctttagttgtattatttgtgtaagtcattgtattctaatgctgattctaacacccacattattctttagttgtattgtttgtgtaagtcattgtattctaatgctgattgtaacacccacattattctttagttgtattgtttgtgtaagtcattgtattctaatgctgattgtaacacccacattattctttagttgtattgtttgtgtaagtcattgtattctaatgctgattctaacacccacattattctttagttgtattgtttgtgtaagtcattgtattctaatgctgattctaacacccacattattctttagttgtattgtttgtgtaagtcattgtattctaatgctgattgtaacacccacattattctttagttgtattgtttgtgtaagtcattgtattctaatgctgattgtaacacccacattattctttagttgtattgtttgtgtaagtcattgtattctaatgctgattgtaacacccacattattctttagttgtattgtttgtgtaagtcattgtattctaatgctgattgtaacacccacattattctttagttgtattgtttgtgtaagtcattgtattctaatgctgattgtaacacccacattattctttagttgtattgtttgtgtaagtcattgtattctaatgctgattgtaacacccacattattctttagttgtattgtttgtgtaagtcattgtattctaatgctgattgtaaccctaaaccccctagaaacaGCCTTATTCCTTGTCTGGACCTGCAgatgtccccagttggtccaaTGGTTGTCAGTTTGctgggacttctggtccccacaagtatagttaaacatgtccactCTCACACTCgaacacacacaatctacacacacattatTCTTTAGGTATATTGTTGTATTTAATATTTGTGTGAATGTTTTTGGCTATTAGTGTGTCCGTGCTTGGTTACTTGTCGTGTTTTATGGTAATTTTTGTTGGATTGTACCTCAACTTTAAAGGAGCTAATAGTATTGAAGTATTTCTGTGCCGCGTAGGTTTATTTTGTTTGCCTTGTTTGACTGATTTCAGCTCATTGACGCGTTGCAGAATGACAACTCCCAACCCTGTCAGAACAGCATGGACACGGATGGATCAGATTCCAACTTGAAAGAAGATGTGGAGACCTGTGTCTTCCAGCCCCAAACCCACGGTAAGAGAACTTGAATGATGGCCACAGTCGATCGTTGATCCCCCTTTAAATTGTCTATCAGCCTAACTCCCCAGTTATTATAGCCCCTAGCGTATTAACCTAGATCAGGGCTATTCAACTATATTCTTACAGTTGGCAGATTTGAAAAAGGTTATTTACTGGGGACCAGACATTGTTTACATGCGATTGCTTTTCCTAAGACCGGTATGAACCACTTTTTTGGCCTACTTATAACACAGTTGACCTGCATTACATTCTTCATACATAGCTTTGTTTTTGATTTTGATTTACACATAGGAAACCTTTTATGCATGGCATATGTCAGCTGACCAGCATCACATTCCattctgtatttatttaatttcatTCTTTCCTGTTTTACACAATTTATTTTGAACATAAAAAACACACAAGTGTTTCCCTTCGAATGGAAGAAATTGCACTTTGGGAGAGAGCAGAAAAGTGCAACCCGCCGGTATGAAGATTCACATTTGACAGGAAGAAACAGTGTTTGTTTTCATGTGAGAGAGCTGGATTTCCACGTGTCTGTTTAGGAATTATTCTGCAATAATATGCTCAGTCCAAAACGTTGCACAGCCCGCAGACTGAAGTGCCTGCCTCAGATAAGATGTTTGCACGTCTCCGAACTCTAGGTAGAGGGAACCCTTGTCATGTGACATTGGCACCTTAGCATTCGCAGAGAAGTCTCCCCGTCGCATCGGTATAGAAAGgatccctaacaaactgcatcacctTTGTGGGGAGACTAAACTCATCAAATCATGTTGCAAAGCTATCTTTCAGCTTAACTGAAAACTCTGACATTACTGGTGTCATCTGTACTCGGGATGGCTTTATTAGGCTGGACAAATGACATTTTTAACAACGCTTTTTTCTGGTAAAAATGAGTTCATTGCATCCGtcgtggagcccagtttcataatattaccATATGTCCCAGTTGCTTGCTTTAGTTTTGAAGTAATCGTGaaaaaaaacaggccttattttaggtcatttttcaccctgccatctcctattagttctactgagcaccgtggcaccaactcgccttccgaacgttctattcccagcccattgttctgcatcacaatgccatctcctattagttctactgagcaccgtggcaccaactggcgttccgaacgttctattcccagcccattgttctgcatcacaatgccatctcctattagttctactgagcaccgtggcaccaactggccttctgaacgttctattcccagcccattgttctgcatcacaatgccatctcctattagttctactgagcaccgtggcaccaactggctttccgaacgttctattcccagcccattgttctgcatcacaatgccatctcctattagttctactgagcaccgtggcaccaactcgcgttccgaacgttctattcccagcccATTGTTCTGCATCACAATGCCTGCAttgctattgttggcaatgagacctgccCACGTTGGTAGTTAAAATGTCAACCACAACAAGAAATGACTCATGGAACTCTGAGGTcgtcccattgtttcctatggggAAATATAGGTATGTCTGTCTATTTTGCtaaatatctcgcaatgtgtatatttagatttttttctctcaaattggACACCATTGGACACCTCTTTCTAATTATGTAAGGCTGGGCAGCGTACTCCGTTGTCATCAAACGCAAGCCCCGAAAATAACTTTTGCCCTTGGAACGCTGAGCTCCCCCcattgttttcctatggagaggcatgctggtgtcgtgtctttactgtcattaaattgaagacttatagtttttatcaaagattctctgtaattagttattacgcgatcaactaaataataacgtaactaatttttttatttgatttatttttaaataaatattatccccttttctccccaattttcatggtatccaattgctagtaattactatcttgtctccccgtgtagctcagttggtagagcatggccagggttgtgggttcgattcccacggggggccagtacaataaaagtatgaatgtatgtacttgtaagtcgctctggataagagtctgctaaatgacttaaatgtaatgtaaatgtcatCACTActactcccgtacgggctcgggagagacgaaggtcgaaagccatgcgtcctccgaagcacaacccaatccaagccgcactgcttcttaacacagcgcgcctccaacccggaagccagccgcaccaatgtgtcagaggaaacaccgtggaCCTgactaccttggttagcgcgcactgcgcccggcctgccacaggagtcgctggtgcgcgatgagacaaggatatccctccGGTCCACTCCGGTCACATGATCACCCCATTCAActtgccaagcttctccaaaaacAACTGTTCTCATAAAATGACCTCACACTGTCTAAAAGTGATCTCACACATATCACTGCCAATCAAAATGAGGTTCAGGTGTGCAGCAGGGGGTTTAGGGAGGGGGATGCGCTGCTCTGTCTTTCAAGAGGCTTGATTCAGTTGTCACTCTTACTTTGTCTTCTAAACCAATGATTGGTTTTCAAGGTGGGCCTTTTCAGGTGGAAGGAGATTTCAGATGGAGCATCGTGTGACTGTAGTGGACCTTTAAGAATCCTATGACCATAATACAAAGACATGGCAAGCTATTCCTTTAAACCTTTTTTCCTGGGTGACTGTGCCCATATATCCCAATTCACTGTTTCCCACTAACCTCTAAAATGTACATCTGATTCATCTAATTCATAGCTGTCATATTTAGGACTGTCAGAAATATATTCAATCTTCACCTTACCTTTAAAAATATTGATAAAACGCTGGTAAAGTACtggtttatcaatgtttgatctGATGTGATGCTCTGCATCCTCCATGGGCCGGAGTCGCCTGGAAGATCTCTCCGTCAGGCCAACTCAAATCTATCCTTAATCTGTGGAATAAAGCAGACATTATAAATtgggtagtttgggtcctggatgttgattggctgaaactgtggtatatttaagaaataaggcacctcgggggtttgtggtatatggccaatataccaaggctaagggctgtaaccaggcaggcactccgcgttgcctcTTGCGTAAGAACAGTCCTCAACCTTTCCTTGTGCTTTACTGCTTAACTATATACCAAGGCTGTCAGACAATCAACATTCATGGCTTAACCTACAATTTCTAAGAGACATAATGTATGTTTGTTAGATGACTACAAAACAAGCACGTTAGAAGCAGTAAAAAATTCCATCTGTGactttccctcttccactctgCTATGAGATGCAAGGTGGGGTGCACAACACCTGGTTTCCAGCCAGCCAACTTTAGCTCGCTAAACTAACACCATCTAATGTTATCAAACTGCTACCGTCTCAAGTTCATCTATGGGGATCACGTGTCCCATTTAGCTGTCTATGCATGTTACTTATAACCACACTGATAGAATTGACTGAAATAGCCATAAAATATCAGTCTCTTTATCAACAGTTATGTTAACTAATCAAGCTACCCGCCCAAATGTCAACAAAATTGGCTCACTAGTGCATTAGCTAGATAGTGAGCGAACATTAGCACTAGCAACAAACAAGCTAACTAGGCTAACATAGTTCATAAACCAATACAACGATTTATGGTGGTGGAATTGTACTACAGCATGAAAATAACTTTCCATATCATTTCAATTCTTGAAAATATGATATTGCTCACCTTTCTTTTAGGAACAGCGGGGACCTGCAGATGGGCCGCCCCGCGTTAACGGACGAGCTTCTCCAGATGAAAGTGATTTTCCCTCTCTGGCTCTGCGCGGTAAAGTGGAGTGGGAGAGGGGCAATTACAACGTGGGGACAGAGATAGTCATATAGGGGACGTGTCaccacagtggtgtgtgtgcatctgtcaaGGCGCTGGAATCCTATACAATCGACATGACTGATGTTGATATTTCActtgtgtagtaaatattctaTAGACCTAAGAAATAGGCTAATACATTGCAAAATGAATGCATTTCCCTAAGCCTATAGGTCATAGGAAACTTCAAGacaccaaaatgtacattttaaggaTTCAGAAATTGTATTGATTGATCCAGAAACACATAGGAATAAGGTGAATAGGCCTTGGCTATTTTCTGACATAGGAAGGGCTGGCTTACCTGGGCTATTGCCCCTGGGCCCCGGAGAAATacaacaatatacagtatgtagtatatatttatgttttacTGCAACCGCCAACCACAGGGGCATTCAGGAGCCCACTCTCAATGAGTGTAGAGGCCTGCTGCTGCGGACACTTTGTTATTTgtcagatggggaggagaggaggtaggggggcCACTTGTTTAattaattaataaataaaaaatatataaactgcataataaataaatgtgactagtAAAATGTGTGATTCAGGAGCTGGGACCAAGCCCGTAGGGGGCCCAAGgggcaaaacaaatacaaaataaatactttttacaattattattatttttttaatccaaccacaggagcccgctctcaatgtttaaaatacaacagagcataatttagccaaagaggatcaatagtttctacaaaaataactatcaaagacatacagtacatgtactgtatctgccaaaataaaagaaacaccaacataaagtgtattAAACGCATAGTTAAAATgaaatgaaatcaaattgtatttgtcaactgcatcaaacacaacaggtgtaggcactaccttgaaatgcttacttccaaaCCCTTACTTACGTAAGCCTAGGAGTTGACGTCCCGATGGATAGGGATCAACCCGTAACGCTCGTAGTCGACATTGTCACACTGAACCCTTTCACGATGACTAAGCTCACGTTTTCTGAAGATGTCTAATACGTAGGAGCTCCCTCTGTCTTCCAGAGCGGCTTCGGCAAGCTCCTTCTCGCAACGGAAAAGATGCTCTCTGGACCCGCTCGTAGTAGCTCTCGTCATCTCCCTGCACGGTCCTATCGGATAGCCCAAGGTGTCTGTACTATCAAGCGTTTGATGTCTGGTTCACGATACCAACGTGCTTTCCCGTATACTTACAAAGTGCGCAGCTTATGAGCCGAGCCTCCAGCATGGTCTGGATGCTGTTCAGAGCCTTATGTTGTCTGTGTAGCAACAGGCTGAGACAGGCTAACAACCCTGAGCAACCTAAACCGAGGTGGTggttattaccactactaccaggacGACAGCGACGATgaggacagcgacgacgacaGTGATACCATATACCCCACTACCCTATCACATGGAAAGACCAGCAGATTCACTGACATAGGGAGGCGAGTAGCACCTTCCTTTGTAAGTTCTAAATAGACAGTACACAGATAGATCCCTGTGCTGAATGAAATAGCTTCTGATTCTTCTGGCGGTGATAACGGACCCTGGCCGCGTagaactaaggctgggaatgcaACACAGAACCAGTGTCTACTGAGTAATCCACATAGATGTGCACCCGATCATAGGCAGTTCATTCTCAATTACTGTCACATCAATTGTCTTTCAAAATGTGGTGTCGCTGTCATCTTTCAAATAAACACAACCAAGATATATGTATATGCAAGACATATTTTATTTCAAGGCAATAGATATATAAGGTTCGGCTGATACAAAAGGGTATACACATTACCCAGGTGTAATATGGTCAATTAAAGTAAGGTATAAAATCGTAAACATGTGACATTGAGAACATCACCATATTAATTTTTATCAGTCAGGGCCCATTGTCAAACAAGACCTAAAATAACCTTTAGGCATCATGTCACCACACGGTCCCACATGTAGACTCTTGTAGGCTGAGGTAACAATATACAAACATCATTGCTCTACTTTAAAGGAAGCTGTAACACTCTGTGGTTGTGGACATGTGAGTGAGACCAATACCATCATCGCCACTGTTGTGGTAGGAGCTAAACTCCTCAACAATATCGATGTAATTACCTCCTGAATTACCATCTGAGGGGCATGTGAACATGCTGTTGGCATTCCTGCCATTGAAACAGTAATTGCTATCATCTTTGGCCCGTTGCTGGGCCAGGTGAGGTGTTACTGTTTCCATCCCAATCCTGGAGGCCAACAAAGCTATGACATGGACCAAAGTAGCACCTTCACTGGGTTTACAATCTAACACAAGGTTAAGCCGCCTGTCTTGTGGTGACACGTACTGAGCTGTAAACCACCTACAAAGATAGAATACCATTCTTCTAAACTCTATGCTCGAGGTGAGGTTTCTCAGTTTGTTGTCAACAACTGTGACGACCTTAGACTGCCCTCTCCTGGGCAACAAAGTGCACCACATAGTCAAAATGATCTGTTTCTTCAAGACAAAACAGCACCAATGAAACCTGTAGGACCCAAGTGACACATTGAACAATCTCGGTAAGGAGTCATCAGGTCCGATCAGCTTCTCCGTTCTGGGAAGGGGACGGGTTCCCACCACAACGTGATCCCAGAACCCAGGTACATGAGGGATACAGACATATCTGTAGGCCACCTCTTCTGGCATTGCTTTGCTTACCCAGTACCTGAAGGACATGGTGTCATTCACTGTGATGAGATGGTTGAACGCTGCGCGGGAAGAGAACACTATCAGTCCAGCTACATGATCAGGGCTCGTCATTGTAGtataacatagacatagacagatatatctataaatggaaatatacatacctcttcgcagggtgtcaactccagaggattgctcctcattcataatcagctgcacatggacGTTGACCTCCTTGTCAGTCTTGAACTTATCATCTATGTTGAGTTCCAGATCCCAGTCTCCTACATTCTCCAGAGCAGGAAATTGGCACGGGTGTTGGCTGTGGTGCTTAGAGCGGCCCTTGTGGACGATATATTGTGTAGGCGACAACCACTTTGTTTACTGTAACACAGTCTGCACAATACACAGCCCCAAGCACATTGCACGGGTCTGTTCAGCTGAATCAAGTAGTTGTTACAGATGAACGCTCTGTTGAACTTCTTTTTACACGTGGCGCATATAATCAACTGTTTCATCACAGGGATTATCATCGCAATGGACGACACGGTAGCCCCGTCGCTGTACAGGTTATATCGGCTGGGACCAGGCACGGATTCTTCATAGGTGACAGCTGCTTCGGATTGTGGTGGTGTGGGGAACAATGTCCTTTGCGACTGTAAAGATGTCACTGGCTTGGGTTTGCACACGTTGAACCCTTGTATATCAACGGTCTGCTGTGGAGTTTCAGGCACTTGAGATGCTGGTTGTTGGGGATGTAGGACCCGGGCCTCCTGCTGCGGCACTTGATGAAACGTTTCCAGATGCACCTCAACCTGCTGGGGCTCTAGAGGCTGTGCCGACTGTTGTTGTTGAAAGACATATTCACCACAGACCCTCTCAAGAGCAGCCATGGAGTTGTCTGTGTACCCGAGAGGGGCCATGTCACCAATACAGGCGTTGAAGGTGCTGAGTTCCACATCTGTAAGCTGGGTTACCTCATTACAGATGGCGCTTGAAGGTGGTTTCATAGTGGGAAGGGGATCGGTTGTAGCAGAAAATATTGAACCTGGACAAGAGTCAACGTTCCACTGTGGCCTACTGAAATGTGGCTCGGATGCTTGGGACACTTCACACTCTTGAAAGGCATTTGCATATTCCACATCGGTTAGCATATCATCCGGAACTCTCTCGGTACCCCtgtaacacaaggcggaaacaagtcacccctctacccaaaggcaatagattactattcagtaataacacaatgtgTGTGATAGTTACACTTACGTGACacatgtcatgctatccagggcagcagcaacctcctctgatgtatcacacccagacatggctgtgatgctatccaagGCAGTCTGAAGCTCCTTTGAGGAAGCACATCCGGCCCTGTTTACGTGCTTTGTCGCAGAGACAACTTCATCAGCCCTATCTTGATATCCAGGCACATCTAATACAATTGCATGGTCAACTCTACATTCAGGCACATTGTGAGACATTTCACATGTTTCACCAATAGGTTGTTGGAACGATGGTTCAGTTGTAGACTGGGGCTTGGGTACAGCAGACACTACCTCCTTGGTccgagtctcatcagagtctggctcctcggTCTGTGTCTCAGCAGAttctggggtctgagtctctgcagacacagtctcagcagacactacatcattggcctgagtctcatcagagtctggggtctgagtctctgcagacacagtctcagcagacactacatcattggtctgagtctcatcagagtctggctcctgggtctgagtctcatcagagtctggctccttggtctgagtctcatcagagtctggctcctgggtctgagtctcatcagagtctggctcctgggtctgagtctcagcagacactacatcatt
This genomic stretch from Salvelinus namaycush isolate Seneca unplaced genomic scaffold, SaNama_1.0 Scaffold18, whole genome shotgun sequence harbors:
- the LOC120037641 gene encoding uncharacterized protein LOC120037641 — translated: MKPPSSAICNEVTQLTDVELSTFNACIGDMAPLGYTDNSMAALERVCGEYVFQQQQSAQPLEPQQVEVHLETFHQVPQQEARVLHPQQPASQVPETPQQTVDIQGFNVCKPKPVTSLQSQRTLFPTPPQSEAAVTYEESVPGPSRYNLYSDGATVSSIAMIIPGRSKHHSQHPCQFPALENVGDWDLELNIDDKFKTDKEVNVHVQLIMNEEQSSGVDTLRRAFNHLITVNDTMSFRYWVSKAMPEEVAYRYVCIPHVPGFWDHVVVGTRPLPRTEKLIGPDDSLPRLFNVSLGSYRFHWCCFVLKKQIILTMWCTLLPRRGQSKVVTVVDNKLRNLTSSIEFRRMVFYLCRWFTAQYVSPQDRRLNLVLDCKPSEGATLVHVIALLASRIGMETVTPHLAQQRAKDDSNYCFNGRNANSMFTCPSDGNSGGNYIDIVEEFSSYHNSGDDGIGLTHMSTTTECYSFL